GAGGAAACGGCATTGTCCGGGGCAACAGAGTTGCCATGTCCGGATCGCCGGAGATGGACATGATGCGCTCTGCATCACAGTAATACCGCTCCAGTGCATCGTAGCCGAGGGGCCAGTCGTTGCTGACCCCATATCGACTCTTCATGTGAAAATCATAGGGGTGGAATCTCGGGGTCAGCGCGTACCAGCAGTTCATCCCGCCACCAAAACCGATGGTCATGTTCCATGGTTTGTCGCCGCGATTGAGATAGGTCGACTCCTGGGGGAATTCACTATTCTGGTTGTTGAGAATCTGCTGCGCCCAGGGGTAGTAGTCCCCCCACTCAATGACCAGCGCGCGGCCGGCAAGACGTTCGACTGCCTCGTTAAGAAAAAACGTGGAGCCGAACCCTGACCCGATAATCACCACTTCATAGTGTTCGTTGGCTATCTGTTCTGCTGTAACACGGTTCAGTTCCATGGCTTGCCCCGGTTGCACCTGGCTGGTCCGTGAAGGTTTTGCTGAGCTTGCGCCCACTCAGTAAAGACAACCTGTCCGGGCCTTCAAGCGAGCTTCAGGTGCCGGTTGGCCCCGTTTTAATCCGCCGCCAGGTGTCGTAGGTGACCGAAGACCGGTGTCGGAGTTCTGACCGGTGCGACCAGCGTCGGAGAATTCGATCAATGGTCTGGGTGATGGCCCCGGCAGGGAGCATCAGCCATACCACCCGCGTGCCCGGCAGTTGTTGCACCAGCTTCGCTGATGCATCCACGCGGCGGCCACTCTGTAGCCCGCTGTCGATAGCGCTCCCGTCTCGCGTTCGAGCTGTCTGCGCTTGATGCGGCCAAGCACTGGGCGCGACGCTCATCAGGGTTTGATCGCCACCTTCAATACACCATCACGCTGGTGGCCGAACACATCATAGGCTTCCACGATCCTGTCCAGCTGGTATTCATGGGTGACCAGTGGCGCGAGGTCCAGCCGGCTCGATTCGAGCACATTCATCAGCCGTCGCATGCGCTCCTTGCCGCCGGGGCACAGCGCGGTAGCGATCTTGTGGTCGCCCAGCCCGGCCGCGAACGCGCCCAGCGGAATGACCAGATCCTCGGAGTACACCCCCAGGCTGGATAGGGTGCCGCCGGGTTTGAGCACCTGCAGTGACTGGGCAAAGGTCTGCTGGGTGCCGAGGGCTTCGATGGAGGCGTCCGCGCCCCGCCCGCCGGTGAGCTTCATGACCTCATCCACCACATCGCAATGGCGATAATCGAGGGTGACGTCGGCACCCAGTTGCCGGGCGATGCCCAGGCGGTGCTCGTTGCCGTCCACGGCGATGATGGTGGTGGCGCCCAGCAGCCGGGCGCCGGCGGTGGCGCACAGGCCGATGGGGCCCTGGGCAAAGATCACCACGGTATCGCCAATGCGTATGTTGGCGTTTTCCGCGCCCTTGAAACCGGTGGACATGATGTCCGGGCACATCAGCACCTGCTCGTCGGTCAGCCCATCCGGGATGGGCGCCAGGTTGGCCTGCGCGTCGGGCACCAGCACGTACTCGGCCTGGGTGCCATCAATCATGTTGCCGAACCGCCAGCCGGCTGTGGCCTTGTAGCCATGGCAGCCGCACTTGCCCTCGGCGGTCAGGTAGCTGCCGTCCTGTGACGCGAGCCCATCCTGCGCCGCGTAGGAATTGAAATTCGGGCAGATGGCTCCGGCAATCACGCGCTGGCCCTCACGATAGCCCTGCACCGCGCTACCGAGTTTTTCGATGACGCCAACCGGCTCGTGGCCCACGGTCAGACCCTTGGCAACAGGATACTCACCCTTGAGGATGTGAATGTCGGTGCCGCAGATCGTCGTGGTGGTAATGCGCACCAGCGCCTCGTTGGGGCCGACATCGGGGATGGGCTTGTCAGCCAGTTCGATTCGTCCGGGCTCGATAAAGATCGCAGCTCTCATCATCTGGGCCATGGCAGTCTCTCCAGGAAGTGGATGGGCATCACCGGCTGTGATTTACCCGATCCCCTAGAGCCTAGTTCCCCCGAGCTGTGCCGGGCTTGACCTGGATCATGAATCGGACGGGCAGTTGGGGAGGAGCGTCTCGGCGAGGTGGCGGTTGGCGGGCTGCTGCAAGGCGATGGCTGCTGCCATATCGACCAATCACCGCGGTCTATTCGGCGGAAAAGAACAGCAGCCATACCGGGCGCTGCCATAAGATAGCCGCACAACAACAAGCAGGGTGTCAGCATGAAGAAATGGATCATCTCGATTGTGGTGTTGCTTGCGGTGGGAAGCGGCGTGCTGTGGGCGACGGCGGACAAGGATATGCGCAGGCTGGCGCTGAACTTCCCGACCAATTCCAGTGTGCTGTTCTGGTCTACTCCGGAGCGCGACGCCGCCTTCCGCGCCATGGACCGCCTGCCTGTGCTGTCAGACGCACGGGTGATCGCCGCCGGTGACAACGCCTACCCGCTGCCTCAGGGCGAGCCGCTGGATATCGATGTGGATGTCGACGCCTACATGGCGTCGCAGCGCGCTGCCGCTCTGATCATCGTTCAGGATGGCAAGGTGCGGCTGGAAAAGTACGGGCTGGATTTCGGTCCGGAAGGCCGCTGGACCAGCTTTTCCGTTGCCAAATCGTTCACGTCGACACTGGTCGGTGCGGCGATCAAGGACGGGCACATCAAGAGCATCGAAGACCCCGTATCGGACTATATCCCTGACCTCAAGAGCTCCGCCTACGACAAGGTCACCATCAAGCAGCTGCTGACGATGACCTCGGGCGTGAAGTGGAACGAAGACTACGCGGACCCGCAGTCGGACGTGGCGCAATTCAGCAGACACGAACCCGAGGCGGGCGTGGATGTCACCGTGAGCTACATGCGCCAACTGGAATCGGAGGCGGAGCCGGGTACCAAGTGGGTCTACAAAACCGGCGAGACCAATCTGATCGGCGTGCTGGCCAGTTCGGCCAGCGGCAAGACGCTGTCCGAATATCTGTCAGAAAAGGTCTGGAAGACGTTCGGCATGGAGCAGGACGCGACCTGGCTGCTGGGCTCCACCGGGCATGAAATCAGTGGCTGCTGCGTACAGGCGGCCACCCGGGACTACGCCCGCTTCGGGCTGTTCCTGCTGGGTGGCGGTGTCGTCGATGGCGAGCCTGTGTTGCCCGACGGCTGGATTGAAGAAGCCACCACCAAGCAGGCGGATATCGGCAGACCGGGACGGGGCTACGGCTACCAGTGGTGGACCCTGGATGACGGCGCCTATATCGCACAGGGCATCTTCGGCCAGGGCATCTTTATCGATCCCAGTAGGAAACTGGTAATCGCCTCCAACGGTAACTGGCCCCAGGCCACGGACCGCCAGGGTGGCAACCAGGGCGAAGAGCGCCTGGCGTTCTTCCGACAGGTGCAGGCGGCCGTTGACCAGGAAGGACAACCCTAGGTTCAACAGGCTAAAGGCCCTGGCGGGCGGGCTGTCCTGCAGCTCGGGTATCAGCGCGGGAACACTTCCTTGCCCATGAGCACATCGAGACGATAGAAATGGGCAGGGTAGGCAAGTATCGCGTTCATCCGTTCTACATCTCTGAAGATCCTGCCACCGCCACTGCCACCGCCACCGCCACCTTCGACGTGCGCTTGCCTGCCAGGTACTGGAACGCTTCAAAGGGCCGAAAACAGTCGGTGAAAACCTTGGATTGACCTAAACGTAGGCGTTCACGCAGCACCCTTGCGCACGATCATGAACGCATGTGGTGAGGGCGGTTGGTCGTACTCCAGGTGGATACACTGGCAGCCGAGCTTGATAACTAGCGACAGGAACCCATTGGTGCCAAGAGAGGAGTAATAGATTTCCGGGCCCATAAAGCTGTCGCAATGGTCTCCAGGCTCGGTAGTGCCGCCGAACGAGAAAACGAACACACCGCATGGGTTCAACGCGTCGACGATCTTGCTTATCACCAGCTCCTGGGACGCCAGCGGAATATGCCAGATGCTATCCCAGGCGGTGATCAGGTCGTATCGTTTGGGTAGCACCCAGTCGCAAATGTTCTGCTGATGGACAGGCACGTGCGGGTGTTTCAGTTGAGCGAGCCGGACCATTTCCGCAGAGACGTCTATCCCTTCAGGCTCAAAGCCTTCGCTCAGCAACAAATCGAAGAAGCGGCCAGTGCATCCGCACCCAATGTCCAGCGCGGCGCCGCGATACTGTTTGTCGATCACGGCAATGGCCCGTTTGTGTGGCTCGATGCCGTTGCTCATGTTGAATTGCTCGCTGGCCCACAGTTGCGTGATCTGATCGTATGCCTTGCCAATGTCGGATGGAGTCATTTCGATTCCGCGCCTATGACCCGCCGCTGGGAACCAGAAAGAGAAAGCGAAGCGGGCTGTTCGCGTTGCTCCAGCTCGGGCCGGGCAATCATGACTTCAGCAGCACGCGCTGCCTCCCCGTGAAGCCTCGGTCGCATCGTAGGGCAGGGCACCGCCACAACCGGGGAAGATGCCGTAGTGGCGCTCGAAGTTGCCGATGAAATCGAAGTGTTGGGCGAAACGTGTGTCCTTGAGCATCCGCCAGGTATTGCCGCACACCGGGAAGATGCGCCCGGTCTCGATTTCATGGTGCTTGTCCAGCTTGAAGCTATGGACTGCTTCGGGGATAGTTCCGCGATATACCACCGCCTGGCCGTAGTCCTCACAAGCCGGTTCCAGTTCGGTCAGCTTGAAGAGCCGGTAGGTGGCGGAGAAGAAGCGCGCGGTGCCGAGTTTGGCGGCAATGGCCGGATCGGTGATTTCCAGAGGGCGGTCCTCCACCAGACGCGGGTCGAGAAAGCCGTGGCGACGGGCAAGATTCTCGAAGTCGTTCCAGTACAGAGCTCCGCCCAGGCATTCTCCATATAGCACGTCGTCCTGACGCAGCGCATCGGGCAGGCGGCGATCGGCATAGATGTCGGAGAAGTACAGCTCACCACCGGGCTTGAGCAGCCGGTAGGCCTCGCGTAGAACCGCATCCTTGTCAGGCGACAGGTTGATCACGCAGTTCGAGACGATCACATCGATGCTGTTGTCGGGCAGGTTCAGGCTGTCCAGCTGTTCGATGTAACCCTGATGAAAACTTACGTTGGCAAAGCCGAAGCGCTCGGCGTGATGATCCAGGTGGCGCCGCGCAACATCCAGCTGCTCTTCGGTCATATCGACACCGATCACCTGTCCTTCGGCACCGGCCAGCTGTGCCAGCACGTAGCAATCCCGTCCAGAGCCGCTGCCCAGATCGAGGATCCGGCAACCCGATAGCAGATGCGGCGCGACCAGCCCGCATCCGTAATACTTTTCAGTCACCTCGGGGTGGATATTCGCCAACAGTGGCTTCAGCCACTGCGGCATAGTCGATACGTCGCAACAGGCGGATGTCTTCAGGTCGGCGCTGCTCTGCAGTACCTTGCCGTAGTAGTCCTGAACGGATTCGCGCACGTGATTTCCTTCCTCAAAACGGTTCAGATCGAACCGACCCCCGGTGTCACAACAGCACTCAAGAGGCGGTATGAAAGCGTCCTGATGCTAGGTTAACCGGAAGTCTGATCAAGGTCATCGTGCGCGTCGGGGCTCAGGTCCGATAGGCGGGTTTCACACCGTCCGGGTCAAGATCCGGAACCGTGCGATACCGCGCCATGACCAGGCTGAACACGCCGAAGAGCAACAAGCCGATTGCCACCAGCGTGAATAACACGCCGTTATCCCTCAGGGAGGAAACCGCCTCGCCCAGTGTCTTGATCTGCGACGAGCTGTCCAGCCACGCCGACTGGACAAAGGACCAGCCGATCACTGCAAAGACCACTGTCCGCGCAGCGAATCCAGCGTGGCCGATGATCTTGGTAAAGCCCGGTGCGCGGGGCGATATCCGCTCCATGAAGTCGCCGGTAATGGCTTTTTTCGCCTGAGCCAATGCTGCGGCCAGAAAGCACAGACCGAGAATTCCGATCACGATGGGCCCGAACTCCATCGATAAAACTGTGCTGGTGGCTTCCTGTGCGCTGCCTCCGCCTCCGCCCCCTCCGCCGGAGGATTGCTGCTCACCCTGGGCGAACTGGAACGCGGTGTATGCCAGGACAAAATGCGCTAGCCCGCTGGCGCCATGACCCAGCCGCTGCGCGATACCTTTCTTGTCCTTGCCATAATTTTCTGCGTCGAACAGCAGCGAAGACAGGCGGTAGAGTCCATAGCCGACCAGACCCAGTGCGCACAGATAGAGTATGGGGGTGCCACCGGGCACTTCCTGCAGGTAATTGAACACGCCTTGCGCGCCCTCATCAGCCTGGCTTTGCCCAGAGCCAGCCAGGAACAGATAACCGAGCAGTAGATACACTACCCCCCGAGCGGCAAAGCCCAAGCGTACCAGCCAGCTGAATTTTTCAGACTTGTCTACCATGAACAGCTCCTTCAGTTGAATGCATCAACCGGCAGCGGGCGATTACGCGGTCGGATAACTGCTGAATAGACCTGCCTGCTGGGACTGCCAGATGTGAGAAGTATGTCGGGCTTCTAGAGATTTAGGACGTTGGTAGCGGAGGATGGTTCAGGAATAAGGGGGGAGGCGGAGCCGAGTGCGCAGGCGAGCCGGCTCTGTGGTCCCGCTACGGCAGCAGCTGGGTCGCGTCGAACTCCGGATCGTTTGCTCAGCAGGAGGCCGATGAAGCCGCACGGGACCCAACCACGCTCAAGCCTGCTGCGAGCACTCACCACGGTAGTCGGCGAATCGGGCCATGTTCTGCTCGAGCGGCAGATCCAGACCGTTAGCGAGATAGGCTACGGTTCGGTAGAAGCCGGCCAGCATGAATATCTCCATGATCTGTTCATCATCGAAGTACTTTCGCACCCTCGAGAACTCCTCATGACCAAGCGTTGCTCGGTCATGGAGAGCGTCAACCGTTGCGAGCAGAGCCATGTCCGCATCCGCCCATGCGTCTGTACTCAAAGGCACATTCAAGGTAGCTGCGATCTCTTGCCTGCTCAGACCAGCGCGCTCACCGAAGACGGTCACATGGATCCCCCATTCGTACTCGCAGCCGGCAAGAGCGCAAACCCGGTTGATGACCAGCTCTCGCTGCCGCAAGGTGAGCACATTCCCATCCAGTAGCGACCCGCCCAGGAACTTGCCCCAGGCCCGATCACTGGTCGCCAGGGTTGTGAATAGAACCAGAGGCGGCACGCCGGGGCCCATGACTCTGTCGAACACTGCCTGTATCGCGTGGGGATAGGGTTTGGTGAGTGGTTGTATTCGGGACATGATAGGATCCGCTGCTACAGAATGTGTAGCCGCAATGATGCTACGAAATATGTAGCAAAGCAAGGGGGCAGTATGGTGGGCAATGAAGCAACGAAGTCACCCAGGGTCAAGGGCCGCAGGCCGATCATGGCGCTACTGGATCTTCTGGGCCAGAAGTGGACATTGAGGATTCTGTGGGAGCTACGTCAGGGGGCGCTAAGCTCCAGAGCGCTGAGAGCCGCGTCGGGCAACATATCTCCTACGGTATTGCAGTCCAGAATCAACGAGCTACGTGACGCTGGCATCGTCGACTCAACCGGCGGCGGGTACATGCTCACTTCCCTGGGCCTGGAGCTGGCGGCTTCGTTCGAGCCGCTCTATCAGTTTGCCGGCAAGTGGGCCGGCCAGCTCGAAGGGAGTGAAGGTCAGGCCGCGTCTGCAGCGAAGGACTGACGGCCTGATACCGGATCGCGTCTCGGGCCGAGCGAGCGGCGATATCGGGCCTGATGTCCCTTCGCGGTGCGGCCGCCGTGTCATATCTACCCCGGCGCGACACGCGCGCTTTGGTTCGACGACGCTCGTCGGGCAGCCCACCACCGCTTCGTCACGCCGCCACCACCGACACCGGAATCCCGTTCAGCACCGCGTTGCCTGACAGCACGTCGACAACCTTGTCATCGGTAATGTCGTTGACGCTGATGCCGGGGTTGCCTTGCGCTACGCGCAACGCCACGCCTTCGCGGTCGTGACCCCAGCCGTGGGGCAGGCAGACAACGCCGGGCATGATGTCATCGGTTACTTCTACCTTGATCATCAGCTCGCCGGTGCGCGACATGATGCGGGCCTGCTTGCCAGTGCTTAGCCCGAGGCGCTCGGCATCGATCGGGTGGATCAACAGGGCGCAGCGGTCCTTGCCTTTGACCAGACGCTTGCTGTTGTGCATCCACGAGTTGTTGGTGCGCAGGTCGCGCCGCCCGATCAGCATCAGCTCGCTGGTGTCTGCTCCGCGCAGCTCGGCCAGGGCGCGGCCGAGGTCTGCGACCAGCTCGGGCGGCGTCAGGCGCAGGCGCTGATCGGGGGTGAACAGATAGCCCGGGAACGAGGGACGCATCGGCCCCAGGTCCAGCCCATGGGGATAACGCTTGAGCACCTCGAGGCTCAGCGGCTCGTCATGCTCGACCGGCGTGCCGGAATTCCACTCGCTGAAGCCCTTGCCGTAAGGGCCTGTCCTCAAGCCATGGTCGAGAATCTGCTCGGGCGTTGGCGTGGGTCTGGCCGGTTCGGCGTCCGGATTCTTGAGCGCCTGAATCCGCTTGGCCAGGCCCTGGACGATATCCCAATCGCAGCGAGTGCCCTCGGGCGCCTCGAACACCGGGTCGCTGAAACGGGCCAGGTTGCGCACCGCCAGCATGTTGAAGACGATGTCGTACTGCTCGTGTTCCAGCGGGCCGGTCGGCGGCAGGATGATATCCGCATGCCGGGAGGTTTCGTTGAGGTAGAAGTCGATGGAGACCATGTACTCGAGCTGCTCGAGCGCTTCGTCCATCAACCGGCCGTTGGGTGTGGACAACACCGGGTTGCCGGCGACGCAAATGAAGCCGCGGACCTGTCCTTCGCCCGGCGTGAGCATTTCCTCCGCCAGCGTAACGGCAGGGAAGTAGCTGTCGAACTCCGGCAGACCACGCACGCGGCTCTGATGGTTGTTGAAGCTGCCCATCGGCCGGCTTTGCGCCTTGTTGAACGCCGGGGTGGTAAACATCATGCCGCCGGGACGGTCGAGATTGCCGGTGATGATGTTGAGCACCAGCATCAGCCAGTGGTTGAGCGCGCCATAGCTCTGGGTGGAGACACCCATGCGGCCATAGCAGACAGCGGATTCGGCGGTGGCGAAGTCTTCGGCTATGCGCTTGATCTCCTCGACCGGCACGCCACAGCGGGCGCTCGCCTGCTCCAGTGAGATGCCCTCGAACAGGGGCTCCAGTGCCTCCCAGTGGTCGGCCAGCTCGCGCAGTCGGCGGGGCTTGGTCAGACCTTTGTCGAGCACGTGTCGAATCAGGCCGAGCAGGAAGAAGGCATCGGTGGCGGGGCGGATGAACAGGTGCTGATCCACATAACGGGCCGACTCGGTACGGCGCGGGTCGACCAGCACCACCTTGCCGCCGCGCTCGCGGATGCGTTCAAGGCGTTTGAGGATGTCGCCAGCGGTCATCAGGCTGCCATTGGATGCCGCCGGGTTGGCTCCGAGCATGAGCATGTAGCCGGTGCGGTCGATATCCGGGATGGTGAACAGCTGGCTGTGGCCGAACATCAGGTAGGACACCAGCTGGTGGGGCATCTGATCCAGCGAGGCGGCGGAGGAAATATTGCGCGTGCCGATGGCCTTGCGCAGGGTCCCGGAGGCCATCATCAGCCCCAGGTTGTGCGATGCCGGGTTACCCCAGTAGCCGGCGATGGCGTCGTTGCCGTGCCGGCGTTGAATGTCCACGAGTCTGGCGGCCACCTTGTCCAGAGCGGTATCCCAATCGATCGGCAGCCACTCTCCGTTGACTTTTTCCAGCGGGGTGCGCAGGCGGTCGGGGTCGTTGTGCAGATCCTGCAGGGCATAGCCCTTGGGGCAGATGTGGCCTTCGCTGTGCGGGTCGTTCTCATCGCCCTTGATCGACAGAATCTGCTCGCCCTGGGTCTTGATCACCACGCCGCACATGGCTTCGCAGAGGGTGCAGGCACGGTGGTGGGTCTTGACCGGCAGGTTGGCCTGTTCTTCCTCGTGGGCCCTGGCATCACGAATGACCTTGAGCATCTCGGCAACCGAGACAACCTTGCTCCGCGTGCGGCCTTCGATCCGACCGCGGGCCTGTTCATGCTGATCCAGCAGGTGCCAATCCGCCATGCTGACGGTTTCCACGTTGCGCGCTGTCAGCAACTGCGCGATATCGCCCGAACGTTCCGGCAGGCTGCGGCCAAGATCGTCGATCAGCTGCTGCACGCTTTCCGTGGCGCACTGACGGTTGCTGCCGATCACGCCGCTGGCGCCGCGCTTGATCCAGCCGGCGGCATAATCGCGATGGTCGCTGTGGCCCTGTATCCGGCCCCGTTGATGCTGCATCACGCCGCGTCCCAGATCGAAGGGCAGTCCGTCTATGGCCGAGCCCTGATAGCCGATGGCGTGCACGACCAGACTCGCTGGAATGTCCAGCGTCTGGTCGGCCGCGCGGGCCACCAGTTCGCCCTGATCATTGCGGACCAGTTCGGTACGTTGCGCCTGCACGGTGCTGACGCGGTCGCCGCTGGCGGTAAAGGAGGAGGGGCTGGTATAGAACATGAAGCGAATGCGCTTGCCGTCGCCCTGCGGGCGCGCAGCGATTTCCCGCAGCAGGTTCAGATTCTGCCGGGCCTCGGCGAATTCGGGTTGTTCCAGCTGATGTGCGGTGGTGTCGTCCAGTTCCAGATCCGCAGGGTCCACCAGCAGCTGCAGACCTGGAATGGCCATCACTTGTTCCAGTTCCTTCGGTGTGAAGGCGGCCTGTGCCGGGCCGCGGCGGGCCAGCAGCCTCACTTCTTCGATACCGCTTGCAGCCAGTGCCTTCAGAGCGTGATCGGCGATATCGGTCTTGGCCAGCTGCTCGTGGGGCAGAACCAGCAGGCGGGCGATGTCGAGGGCGACGTTGCCGATTCCGATGATCACGGCAGCAGAGCCGGTCAGGTCCGGGCCAAGCTCCGCTTGATCGGGGTGGCCGTTGTACCAGCCGACGAAGTTGGAGGAGCCGAAGATATTGCCGCTGTCAGCGCCGGGCAGCGTCAGCGGACGGCTTTGCGAGCCACCGGTTGCGTAGATGACGCCGTGGTAGTGCGCGCGCAGTTCGGCGCTGGTCAGATCGCGACCGACCTGCACATTACCGAAGAAGCGAAAGCGCTCGGACTCGGCAATGCGCTCGAAGCTGGCGGTTACCGACTTGATGCGTGGATGATCAGGCGCAACGCCGTAGCGCACCAGCCCGAACGGTGTCGGCAGCCGCTCGAACATGTCGACCTGCGCGGCCGGCAGCTGCTTCATCAGCGCTTCGGCGGCATAGAAGCCGCTGGGGCCCGAGCCGATGACGGCGAACCGGCCAGGCAACTGAGCCAGCGGGCTGGCGGCGTGCTGGCCGGCCTGGATGCTTTCGCGAATGACCGGATGGGTCCTGGCGTTCTCCGCGTTCAGGGCGATGAACGACTCCTGCTCCGCGGGGACCATGCTGCGAGGGAAGATCGCACCCTCCGGGCAGGCTGACACGCAGGCGTTGCAGTCGATGCAGGTATCGGGGTCGATGAACAGCATGTCCGGCCCTTCACGGAAGGCCTCGACCGGGCACACATCTACGCAGCTGGTGTGCTTGTTGCCAATACAGTTCTGGGTGACGACATACGCCATGATCTACTCCGCGCAAGGACCGCAAAAGCCCTCATGGTATGTCCGGTCTTGATTTACGTATCGGCAATCGTTGCCTGATTGACATTTTGTGCCAGCGTCCCGATAGTGCCCTCCATGAGCAAACCTGATGTCCTTCCCGCAGCCTTCCTGGAGCCCGTGCTGAGCTACGCGCGCGAACGCGAGCTGCCGGCCGATGAGCTGAGCGATGCCATACGCCTGGTGCTGGCTTCGCCAAGCGTGCCGGCGGTGGACTTTTGCGAGTATCTGGAGCAGCTCTGGGCGCTTGACCCGGTTCCGGCGCTGGGAATACGGCTTGGTCTGGCTTGCCAGCCCCAGGATTTCGGCGTGGTGGGTTACATGGTTTCTGCCTGCGGAACGCTCGGGCAGGCGTTGCTGCGCTATCACCGTTTTCATGCGCTGTTGCAGGGCGGCCTGGTCTCGCGTTCGCGTATGGAGAATGGCGCACTGCACATGGCCTGGACCCAAGCAGTGGCCAATACGCCGAGAGCCAGCGAGTACAGCCTGGCGGCGTTCGTTGCGTTGTGCCAGGCGCTCATCGGCAGGCCGATAAAGCCCATTCGCGCCGGCTTGCCCTTTCCGGCGCCCGGGGACGCAGGCGTGTATTCGGTGCTCCTGGGTTGCCCCGTCGATTTCGGGTGCGAGGCCATCGAGCTGAGCATTCCCGCGCACTTGCTGGCGCTGCCGATAACCAGCAAGGATTCCTATTTGCTGCGGCTTCTCGAGCAGCAGGCCCAGGCACTGCTGCATCAGCGTCCGCAGACGGTCGACGACGAAGCAGCGGCCTTTTTCGCGCAGGTACAGGAACAGATCGTCGAGGCGATGAAAAACGGCGATGCCAGTGCAGAAGCCGTCGCCAGGGCCATGGCCATGTCCACGCGCTCCTTCTACCGTCTGCTCAGTCGTGCCGGGTACAGCTATCGCGGTCTGCTGGCGCATACCCGGCACACCCTGGCCAGGCAGTATCTGGCCGACCCGGCGCTGGCGCAGACCGATGTCGCACTGCTGCTCGGCTATGCGGAGCAGAGCTCCTTCATTCGCGCCTTTCGCGGTTGGACCGGCATGACGCCAGGGGCGTATCGCCAGCAACGATCCGGAACCGCGACGATGACCGGCGTCCGCCGATCCTGATCCGCTCCTTCCGTTCTGCGCCTGCGCGCGCTTCGTTCCTTCCGGCCATCGCACGACGAACGGTACGCGAGCTGAATCGAGTCCGGCCGATATACGCATAAGCCTGAACGCAGGACCTTTTCTCTTTGCAGGATTCACCATGAACAATCTGAAAGTCAGTCTGAAGCTGGCGCTG
Above is a window of Halopseudomonas nanhaiensis DNA encoding:
- a CDS encoding molybdopterin oxidoreductase family protein, which produces MPVKTHHRACTLCEAMCGVVIKTQGEQILSIKGDENDPHSEGHICPKGYALQDLHNDPDRLRTPLEKVNGEWLPIDWDTALDKVAARLVDIQRRHGNDAIAGYWGNPASHNLGLMMASGTLRKAIGTRNISSAASLDQMPHQLVSYLMFGHSQLFTIPDIDRTGYMLMLGANPAASNGSLMTAGDILKRLERIRERGGKVVLVDPRRTESARYVDQHLFIRPATDAFFLLGLIRHVLDKGLTKPRRLRELADHWEALEPLFEGISLEQASARCGVPVEEIKRIAEDFATAESAVCYGRMGVSTQSYGALNHWLMLVLNIITGNLDRPGGMMFTTPAFNKAQSRPMGSFNNHQSRVRGLPEFDSYFPAVTLAEEMLTPGEGQVRGFICVAGNPVLSTPNGRLMDEALEQLEYMVSIDFYLNETSRHADIILPPTGPLEHEQYDIVFNMLAVRNLARFSDPVFEAPEGTRCDWDIVQGLAKRIQALKNPDAEPARPTPTPEQILDHGLRTGPYGKGFSEWNSGTPVEHDEPLSLEVLKRYPHGLDLGPMRPSFPGYLFTPDQRLRLTPPELVADLGRALAELRGADTSELMLIGRRDLRTNNSWMHNSKRLVKGKDRCALLIHPIDAERLGLSTGKQARIMSRTGELMIKVEVTDDIMPGVVCLPHGWGHDREGVALRVAQGNPGISVNDITDDKVVDVLSGNAVLNGIPVSVVAA
- a CDS encoding AraC family transcriptional regulator, whose protein sequence is MSKPDVLPAAFLEPVLSYARERELPADELSDAIRLVLASPSVPAVDFCEYLEQLWALDPVPALGIRLGLACQPQDFGVVGYMVSACGTLGQALLRYHRFHALLQGGLVSRSRMENGALHMAWTQAVANTPRASEYSLAAFVALCQALIGRPIKPIRAGLPFPAPGDAGVYSVLLGCPVDFGCEAIELSIPAHLLALPITSKDSYLLRLLEQQAQALLHQRPQTVDDEAAAFFAQVQEQIVEAMKNGDASAEAVARAMAMSTRSFYRLLSRAGYSYRGLLAHTRHTLARQYLADPALAQTDVALLLGYAEQSSFIRAFRGWTGMTPGAYRQQRSGTATMTGVRRS